Within Elizabethkingia sp. JS20170427COW, the genomic segment ACTCTATGTAATTTTCCAATATCTGCATGAAAAGGTTTCGGTGAAAAACGAATTAAGTGCCGATGTACCTAAACTTACAGATTAATATAACCTATATTACTGGAGGGTTTTACTCTCCAGTAATGATTAAAGTTTAGACAAATAAGAAATCTATCATGAAAAAGATAAATAATTTATGGATTCTTACAGGGATAGCTTCTCTATTGGTAGTGTCGTGTAAAGTAACCGATACTTACGAAAGACCTGAAATTCCTCAAGAGAAACTTTCTCAATTATATGGTGACCAAACCAGTTCCGATACACTTTCTACAGCGCAAGTGTCTTGGGATAAGATTTTTACTGATGAAAAACTTCAAACCATCATCAGAAGAACTATTGAAAATAATTACGATTTAAAAACAGCCGTATTAAGAATCCAACAAAGCGATGCTTACTTTAAACAAAGTCAGCTAGCATTTTTACCAAGTGTTTCTGCAGGACCTACTGCAGGGGTAAGTAAGAGTAGTAGAGCTGCCCAAATAAGTGATTTAATGCCTGTTAGAACGATGCAAAGTTACCAGCTAACAGCAACTACAGGTTGGGAAATTGATATTTGGGGTAAATTAGCATCTGCTAAAAGAGCGGCTTATGCTTCTTTGTTGGCGAGTGATGCTTCCAAAAGAGTTATACAAACGCAATTGGTATCCCAAGCAGCTATTCTGTACTATCAACTTTTGGCTTATGACAAGCAATTGGAAATTACCCAAAAAACGGTAGAGCTAAGAAGAAAACAATTAGAAACGATAAAAGCTCTAAAAGAAGCTGCCATTTTAACTGGAGCAGATGTAGTACAGAGTGAGGCAAATCTTTATGCCGCTGAGGTTTCTATTCCAGATTTGGAACTTAGTATTAAACAAACTCAAAACTCTTTGGCTTTATTAATGGGAGTTTCTACAACAGAAATTGATAGAAACACGATGGATAACCAAGTGGTATATAGTGATTTGAAAACAGGAGTCCCTTCTCAAATTTTGAAAAACAGACCCGATGTGCAATTGGCGGAGTACAACTTCCAACAGGCTTTCGAGAATTATAATGTAGCCAAAGCCGATGTGTACCCTTCTTTTAATATCACCGCAACCTTAGGGCTTTCGTCACTGAAACTTAAAAATCTGTTCGACCACTCTTTCATGTATTCAGCGAGTGGGGCGCTTAGCCAAGTTATTTTTGGAAAAGGAGCTAAAAAAACTCAGGTAAAGGTTACTGATTTAGAAAAGCAAGCAGCCTATATTGCTTATGAGAATAGTATTGTGACTGCTGGAAATGAAGTTTCTAATGCCTTGTATTCTTATCAAGCTGCTTTGAAGAAGGAGGAAACAAGAAAACTACAGATAGAGACGCTAACAAAGGCTGTAGATTTTAATATGGAATTGTTGAAATACACTTCTAAAACCAATTATACAGATGTACTAACTTCTGAGCAAAATTTGCTTTCTGCACAATTATCAGGAGTTAATGATAAACTTCAACAATTGGTAGCAAGTGCTAACTTCTATAGAGCTATTGGAGGAGGCCAGTTCTAGAATTATAATTTTAGATACAGATATTATAAAAATATTCCTGAAAGTTAGCTTTCAGGAATATTTCTTTTTAGGTAGTTGTTGTAATCTGGTACCATTGCTTGGTATTCGGTACACATGTAAGGTGAGGATAGGATAAAGTCAGCTGTTGCAGGATCGCAAGC encodes:
- a CDS encoding TolC family protein, translated to MKKINNLWILTGIASLLVVSCKVTDTYERPEIPQEKLSQLYGDQTSSDTLSTAQVSWDKIFTDEKLQTIIRRTIENNYDLKTAVLRIQQSDAYFKQSQLAFLPSVSAGPTAGVSKSSRAAQISDLMPVRTMQSYQLTATTGWEIDIWGKLASAKRAAYASLLASDASKRVIQTQLVSQAAILYYQLLAYDKQLEITQKTVELRRKQLETIKALKEAAILTGADVVQSEANLYAAEVSIPDLELSIKQTQNSLALLMGVSTTEIDRNTMDNQVVYSDLKTGVPSQILKNRPDVQLAEYNFQQAFENYNVAKADVYPSFNITATLGLSSLKLKNLFDHSFMYSASGALSQVIFGKGAKKTQVKVTDLEKQAAYIAYENSIVTAGNEVSNALYSYQAALKKEETRKLQIETLTKAVDFNMELLKYTSKTNYTDVLTSEQNLLSAQLSGVNDKLQQLVASANFYRAIGGGQF